A genomic window from Populus alba chromosome 19, ASM523922v2, whole genome shotgun sequence includes:
- the LOC118056574 gene encoding endochitinase EP3, with translation MAPSTRKCQLVIVLLGILVAGALPGYIVAQNCGCAANECCSRWGFCGTGNDYCNTGCQEGPCFAPAPTNDVSVPDIVTPEFFGRILDQANSSCVGKSFYSRDVFLEALSSYSRFGRIGSVDDSRREIAAFFAHVTHETGHFCFIEEINGPSRDYCDEDNTQYPCNPDKGYYGRGPLQLSWNYNYGPAGESIGFDGLNSPEIVANDPLISFKAALWYWMNFVQPVISQGFGETTRAINGALECDGGNSATVQARVRYYTDYCNQLGVAPGDNLTC, from the exons atgGCACCCTCTACAAGAAAATGCCAGTTAGTCATTGTTTTACTAGGTATTCTTGTTGCCGGAGCTCTGCCAGGCTATATTGTAGCTCAAAATTGTGGGTGTGCCGCAAACGAATGCTGCAGCCGGTGGGGTTTCTGTGGCACCGGCAATGACTATTGCAACACTGGGTGTCAAGAGGGTCCATGTTTTGCACCAGCTCCTACCAATGATGTCTCAGTGCCTGATATTGTGACCCCAGAATTTTTTGGTCGGATCCTTGACCAAGCTAATTCAAGTTGTGTCGGGAAGAGCTTCTATTCACGAGATGTATTTCTTGAGGCTCTCAGTTCATATTCTCGATTTGGTCGGATTGGTTCAGTTGATGATTCCAGGCGGGAGATCGCAGCTTTCTTTGCCCATGTCACTCATGAGACTGGAC ATTTTTGTTTCATAGAAGAGATCAATGGACCGTCAAGGGACTACTGTGATGAGGACAACACACAATATCCATGCAATCCTGATAAAGGTTACTATGGCCGAGGACCACTCCAGCTCTCATGGAATTATAATTATGGACCAGCCGGAGAAAGCATCGGTTTTGATGGATTAAACTCACCTGAGATCGTGGCCAATGACCCTTTAATTTCATTCAAGGCAGCTTTGTGGTATTGGATGAATTTTGTCCAACCTGTAATCAGCCAAGGGTTCGGGGAAACTACTAGAGCCATTAATGGTGCTCTTGAATGCGACGGAGGAAATTCTGCTACTGTTCAAGCTCGGGTTAGGTATTATACTGATTATTGTAATCAACTGGGAGTGGCCCCTGGAGATAACCTAACCTGTTAA
- the LOC140955181 gene encoding uncharacterized protein yields the protein MEGKAFSQKTQPPFQTNLIPSHKHKNELDLTYKPYYPQPQLPSITLNTQTSTNYRDFQLQCYFDNFPSWVDYHKLKGCFRKQGKVIKLFVSRKTNQAGKHFGFVTILSNLSDKTLLECLNDIWFDSYKLRVNVAKHRRKDEVTKQKIMGTGKQIPKLNNKTKAPIRVRDNRSYLEAVRSGSQVHQASDNATPRPHNFISFNTTDEEILWLRNSLIGKISQGVDYAQIRHGLIQLGICFSAFRFLGGSQAIISFDDEKSMQQAMQKGMECWRLYFDEVHPWTEEDVTESRLAWISISHLPISGWSLRCISNLLMNHGRVIGFDKTSLKISELHSVKILIGTHLPEIHDSIALMLNSKLVHIQLDEIDLLRYPEAKGISYSIAEFQTILLQGDSADSDSDDEVYTDLAFDLAGDDNICRLGIADKNCGSDDKGHTMEVRKHNRHGTYEVYDHSFAATINAIDNTERLHIVVEDLFPEIAAPRTPHHCLSTNKLSQIQLQPERGLILYDVNSASPLEHPSMAFKRASFSPQPYTPVNSDDSLESHFNIQSLPLTSNQQQTPTAKKPRLKKISSTGSLLSLHSSASISSIDSYIRVNNTRNLKEYAAESSHNEVTKMIHLGEALGLGNSALLEQFSGLIIRQLEKEKEDWQKQQ from the coding sequence ATGGAGGGGAAAGCTTTCTCTCAAAAAACCCAGCCACCGTTCCAGACAAACTTAATTCCTTCTCACAAACACAAAAATGAACTTGACCTTACATACAAGCCATATTACCCCCAGCCTCAGCTACCATCCATCACCTTAAACACTCAGACTTCAACAAACTACCGTGATTTTCAACTACAATGTTACTTTGACAACTTCCCAAGTTGGGTCGATTACCATAAGCTTAAAGGCTGTTTCAGAAAACAGGGGAAAGTTATTAAGTTGTTTGTTTCtcgaaaaacaaatcaagcagGAAAGCATTTTGGCTTCGTCACCATCCTCTCGAATCTGTCAGACAAAACTCTGCTAGAATGCTTAAATGACATATGGTTTGATTCCTATAAGCTGAGAGTTAATGTGGCTAAGCACAGAAGAAAAGATGAAGTGACGAAACAGAAAATAATGGGAACAGGGAAACAAATACCCAAGCTCAACAACAAAACCAAGGCCCCCATCCGTGTAAGAGACAACCGAAGCTATCTTGAGGCAGTAAGATCAGGGAGTCAAGTGCATCAAGCGTCTGATAATGCCACACCACGTCCTCATAACTTCATTTCTTTCAACACTACAGATGAGGAAATTCTATGGTTAAGAAATAGTCTTATAGGCAAGATATCTCAGGGAGTAGATTATGCACAAATCAGACATGGATTAATTCAGCTAGGCATTTGCTTCTCTGCTTTCCGTTTCCTGGGGGGATCACAGGCAATCATAAGCTTTGATGATGAGAAATCTATGCAACAAGCCATGCAGAAAGGTATGGAATGCTGGAGGCTCTACTTTGATGAAGTTCACCCGTGGACGGAAGAAGATGTGACAGAGAGTCGTCTAGCATGGATCTCTATCTCTCATTTGCCTATCTCTGGCTGGAGTTTGAGATGTATCTCAAACCTTCTCATGAACCATGGACGGGTGATAGGTTTTGACAAAACCAGCCTAAAAATCTCTGAACTTCACAGTGTGAAAATCCTTATAGGTACTCACTTGCCGGAGATCCACGACTCTATAGCTCTCATGCTAAACTCCAAGTTAGTACATATACAGCTGGATGAGATTGACCTTTTAAGATATCCAGAGGCAAAAGGAATTTCATACTCGATAGCAGAATTTCAAACCATATTACTTCAGGGAGATAGTGCTGACAGTGACTCAGATGATGAAGTGTACACTGATCTGGCTTTTGACTTGGCAGGAGATGACAACATTTGCAGGCTAGGTATCGCTGATAAGAATTGTGGATCTGATGACAAGGGACACACAATGGAGGTAAGGAAGCACAACCGACATGGGACATATGAGGTCTATGATCATAGCTTTGCAGCCACAATAAATGCCATTGACAACACAGAACGGCTACATATCGTTGTTGAAGATCTCTTTCCAGAAATAGCTGCTCCTAGAACTCCCCACCACTGTCTCTCTACCAACAAGCTCTCCCAAATTCAACTCCAACCAGAGCGGGGCCTTATCTTATACGATGTGAATTCAGCAAGCCCATTAGAACATCCAAGCATGGCTTTCAAAAGAGCCTCCTTCTCGCCACAACCTTATACCCCTGTTAATAGTGATGATTCTTTAGAATCCCACTTCAATATCCAAAGCTTGCCTCTTACTTCTAACCAGCAACAGACCCCAACAGCCAAAAAACCAAGACTAAAGAAAATATCCTCTACTGGGAGTCTCCTCTCCTTGCACTCTTCAGCAAGCATATCTTCTATAGACTCTTACATCAGGGTGAATAATACCCGTAACCTGAAAGAATATGCAGCGGAGTCGTCCCACAATGAAGTCACCAAAATGATCCATTTAGGAGAAGCTTTGGGTCTTGGTAATTCAGCTCTCTTGGAACAATTTTCTGGTCTTATCATAAGACAGctagaaaaggagaaggaagatTGGCAGAAACAACAATGA